The Streptococcus marmotae genome contains the following window.
GGGAAAATTCTTGGTATTGTCGGAGAGTCTGGTAGCGGAAAAAGCTTAACAGTCAAGTCGATGATGGGGATTCAGCCCAAGGATTTGCTGGTGCAATATGACCGCTTGGAATTTGAAGGCAAAGCGGTAGCGGACTATCAGCATTTGCCGATGGCCATGATTTTTCAAGACCCGATGACCTCTCTCAATCCACTGAGAAAAATCGGTTACCATTTAGACGAAATCATCAAACGTTTTAGTCCAACTGAATCAGCAGAGGGACGCAAGAAAAAGATGGTAGATATGCTAACTAAGGTCGGTATTTCTAACCCTGAGCAGCGTCTAAAGCAGTTTCCGTTTGAGTTTTCAGGTGGGATGCGGCAGCGGATTTTGATTGCGATGGCTTTGCTAGCTGAGCCGAAAGTCCTAATCGCTGATGAGCCGACGACAGCCCTAGATGTGACCATACAGGCGCAAATTTTGGCCCTGATTAAGCAGTTGCAAGAGAGTCTTGATTTGACAGTCATTATCGTGAGTCATGATTTTAGCGTGATTGCTGGCCTATGTGACCAGGTTAAGGTGATGCGGGAAGGCCAGATTGTGGAGGCTGGGACGGTGGACGATATTTTTGATAACCCTCTCCACCCCTACACCCAAGAGCTATTGCAGGCAGCACGGTTAGAGACAGGACCAACCAGTGATTTTCTCTCTCAGGAAAAAATCGATGGGCCACTAGTTGCGGTATCAGGGACACACTTTGTGAGACAAGGAGGATACTAAATGGGACAAGAAGCATTGATTGAGGTTCGGGATGTTCAAAAAGTCTATAGCAAGAAGAATTTACTCGGTAAAGAAACACGACAAGTTGCAGTAGATGGTGTGACCCTGACCTTATACAAGGGAGAAACTCTCGGTCTAGTGGGGGAATCTGGAAGTGGCAAATCTACCTTGTCTAAATTGATTTTAGGGTTAGAAAACCCAAGCAAGGGAGAGGTGGATTATGTGGGACTCAATCCAGATGATTTAGCCAATCAGGCGCTCCAGATTATCTACCAAGATCCATTTTCAGCCTTGAATCCCTACTTATCTGCCTTGGAATTGGTTAAGGAACCACTTTATAAACTTCCTAAAAAGGAAGCAGATGAACTAGCGCGTGCCATCCTAGAGAGAGTTGGAATTACTGGGGAGGCTATTCACAAACGACCAAAAGCTTTTAGTGGTGGTCAGCGTCAGCGGATCGGAATTGCTCGAGCGGTGGTGAATCGGCCCCAGTTTGTTGTCTGTGATGAGCCCACATCAGCCCTGGACGTCTCGATTCAAGCGCAGATTTTACAACTATTATCCGAATTGCAGGAAGAGTTTCACTTATCCTATCTTTTTATCTCGCATGATTTGAACGTCGTTCGGCATTTTGCCCAACGCATTGCTGTTCTTTATAAAGGTGTCTTGGTCGAACTAGCTCCTGCCGAACAATTATTTACCAATCCTCAACATCCGTATACGCAGTATTTATTGTCAGCCAATCTCCCTCTATCACCTAGTGAAGCAAGGAAGCAACTGCATCAGATTGCAAATAACATTCAGGATGTTGAGCTAGCATCAAGTGCCAAGTGGATAGAAATAGAAGCGAATCACTTTGTACGGAAGTAATAGATTAGTAAAATTTCATGATAAAATCAGGAAATAGACTATGAAAATCAGGAAAATGCAGCAAACATTTCCTGTTTTTTCATTTGTGAAACAAAAAAAGTTTTGAAAAACATTCACAATATCACCTTTGAAATCCTTAAATGATGGGATTTTTGACGGAGTATCACAAGGTTTATAAATTAATTTGTGAAATTTTTAACAAACTATTTACAAGAGGTATTTTTTAGTGTAGAATATATTTGTGAAAAAGTTAACAAACAAAAGTTAACAGAAAACAATTTGGAGGAATCATAGATGGTTGAGAAAACAGTATCACCAGAAGAAAGATTAGTAGAAGCTCGTGCACATGTTGATGGCCTTGTACAAAAAGGGTTGGCTGCCCTTGAGGAGTTTCGCAAATTGAATCAAGATCAAGTTGACTACATTGTTGCAAAAGCCTCTGTTGCAGCGCTGGATGCCCACGGAGAATTAGCGCTTCATGCCTTTGAAGAAACAGGGCGTGGTGTCTTTGAAGATAAGGCAACAAAAAACTTGTTTGCTTGTGAGCACGTTGTCAACAACATGCGCCATACAAAAACAGTTGGAATCATTGAAGAAGATGATGTCAATGGTTTGACCTTGATTGCAGAACCAGTGGGTGTCGTTTGTGGAATTACTCCAACAACGAATCCAACTTCAACAGCTATCTTTAAATCATTGATTGCTCTTAAAACTCGTAATCCAATCATTTTTGCCTTTCATCCATCTGCGCAAGAATCTTCAGCACATGCAGCTCAAATTGTTCGTGATGCAGCCATTGCAGCAGGTGCTCCTGAGAACTGTGTTCAATGGATTACTCTACCATCTATGGAAGCAACATCTGAGTTGATGAATCATGACGGCATTGCAACGATTCTTGCAACAGGTGGGAATGCCATGGTGCGCGCAGCCTACTCATGTGGAAAACCAGCTCTTGGGGTAGGTGCGGGGAATGTTCCTGCATACGTTGAAAAGACAGCTAATATTCGCCAGGCAGCTCATGACATTGTTATGTCTAAATCATTTGATAATGGAATGGTCTGTGCCTCTGAGCAAGCCGTGATTATTGACAAAGAAATCTACGATGAATTTGTCGCAGAATTCAAATCCTACCATACGTATTTTGTAAATAAAAAAGAAAAAGCCTTGCTAGAAGAGTTCTGTTTTGGGGCAAAAGCTAATAGTAAAAACTGTGCAGACGCAAAATTGAATGCGGATATTGTTGGAAAATCAGCAGTCTGGATTGCGGAGCAAGCAGGATTTAGCGTACCAGAAGGAACCAATATCCTCGCAGCAGAGTGTAAAGAAGTCGGAGAAAAAGAACCGCTAACACGCGAAAAATTATCTCCAGTTATCGCTGTTTTGAAATCAGAATCTCGTGAAGATGGAATTAACAAAGCACGCCAAATGGTAGAATTCCATGGACTTGGCCACTCTGCAGCGATCCACACAGCAGACGAAGAATTGACCAAAGAATTTGGGAAAGCCGTACGTGCTATTCGTGTTATCTGCAATTCTCCATCTACCTTCGGTGGAATCGGGGATGTTTACAATGCCTTCTTGCCATCCTTGACACTTGGTTGTGGTTCTTACGGACGCAACTCAGTCGGTGACAACGTAAGTGCTGTTAATCTCTTGAACATCAAAAAAGTAGGAAGACGTAGAAATAATATGCAATGGGTTAAAGTTCCTTCAAAAACATACTTCGAGCGCGATTCTATTCAGTACCTTCAAAAATGTCGCGATGTAGAACGAGTGATGATTATCACAGACCATGCCATGGTTGAACTTGGATTCTTGGACAGAATTCTCGAGCAACTTGAACTTCGTCGCAATAAGGTTGTGTACCAAATCTTTGCAGAGGTAGAACCTGATCCTGATATTTCAACAGTATACAAGGGTACAGAGTTGATGCGTAGCTTCAAACCAGATACCATTATCGCCCTTGGGGGAGGTTCTCCGATGGACGCTGCCAAGGTAATGTGGCTTTTCTATGAGCAACCAACGGTTGACTTCCATGACTTGGTTCAAAAATTCATGGATATTCGCAAACGCGCCTTCAAATTCCCAGAATTAGGCAAGAAAACCAAATTTGTCGCTATTCCAACGACATCTGGTACAGGTTCAGAAGTCACACCATTTGCGGTTATTTCTGATAAGGCTAATAATCGTAAGTACCCAATTGCAGACTATTCATTGACACCGACTGTAGCGATTGTAGATCCAGCGCTTGTCATGACAGTTCCAGGCTTTATTGCAGCCGATACAGGTATGGACGTCTTGACGCATGCGACAGAAGCCTACGTATCACAGATGGCTAATGACTACACAGATGGACTTGCGTTACAAGCGATAAAACTGGTCTTCCAAAATCTTGAAAGTTCTGTGAAGAATGCTGATTTTGAATCTCGTGAGAAGATGCACAATGCTTCTACCATTGCAGGGATGGCCTTTGCTAATGCCTTCCTAGGAATTTCTCACTCTATGGCCCATAAGATTGGTGGTAAATTCCACACTATCCATGGACGCACTAATGCTATTCTCTTGCCGTATGTCATTCGTTACAATGGTACTCGTCCAGCCAAGACTGCGACCTGGCCGAAGTACAATTACTACCGTGCAGACGAGAAATACCAAGATATTGCCAAAATGCTTGGCCTTCCAGCTTCTACACCAGAAGAAGGGGTAGCTTCTTATGCCAAAGCGGTTTATGAACTCGGTGAACGCATTGGTATCAAGATGAACTTCAAAGATCAAGGTATCGATGAAAAAGAATGGAAAGAAGCAGCGCGTGATTTGGCCTTCCTTGCTTATGAGGACCAATGTTCTCCTGCAAACCCACGTTTGCCAATGGTTGACCACATGCAAGAAATCATTGAAGACGCCTATTATGGCTACAAAGAACGCCCAGGACGTCTCAAATAATTCCATAGGATTCCCCAATAAAATACAGTAGCAGAGCGAAAAAATCTTTCGCTCTGCTATTTTTCTTCATGAAGAAAGTAGTTTCAAAATAACTACCTGTTTGGTGAAAAAAGGGGTTTTAAAAAGTATTTTCGGAACTACTTTCTTTTTGGCGTAAAAATATTGAAAATATTTAAAGAAGTGGTATACTAAATGTAAAGGCTTACATAAAACATAGAAAGGGATTAAAAAGATGAGAGATCCCCTAATAATGGAAGAAATGAAGACCTATCGTGGTCGTGATGAGGCTCCTGCGGATTTTGACGAATTTTGGAATCGTGCCATTGCAGAGTTGAAACTTCCTGTGGACTATCGACTGATTGAGAAAGATTTCGGCCTTCCGACAGTTGATTGCTACGAAATTCAATTTGACGGGACCAATGGTGGTAAGGTGTATGCTCGGATGGTTTTGCCAAAGGGAGCTGACCAATCTCCT
Protein-coding sequences here:
- a CDS encoding ABC transporter ATP-binding protein, translating into MTDSIHLENLTIQTQKGKQLQTLVKKVSLTVPKGKILGIVGESGSGKSLTVKSMMGIQPKDLLVQYDRLEFEGKAVADYQHLPMAMIFQDPMTSLNPLRKIGYHLDEIIKRFSPTESAEGRKKKMVDMLTKVGISNPEQRLKQFPFEFSGGMRQRILIAMALLAEPKVLIADEPTTALDVTIQAQILALIKQLQESLDLTVIIVSHDFSVIAGLCDQVKVMREGQIVEAGTVDDIFDNPLHPYTQELLQAARLETGPTSDFLSQEKIDGPLVAVSGTHFVRQGGY
- a CDS encoding ATP-binding cassette domain-containing protein, whose protein sequence is MGQEALIEVRDVQKVYSKKNLLGKETRQVAVDGVTLTLYKGETLGLVGESGSGKSTLSKLILGLENPSKGEVDYVGLNPDDLANQALQIIYQDPFSALNPYLSALELVKEPLYKLPKKEADELARAILERVGITGEAIHKRPKAFSGGQRQRIGIARAVVNRPQFVVCDEPTSALDVSIQAQILQLLSELQEEFHLSYLFISHDLNVVRHFAQRIAVLYKGVLVELAPAEQLFTNPQHPYTQYLLSANLPLSPSEARKQLHQIANNIQDVELASSAKWIEIEANHFVRK
- the adhE gene encoding bifunctional acetaldehyde-CoA/alcohol dehydrogenase, which encodes MVEKTVSPEERLVEARAHVDGLVQKGLAALEEFRKLNQDQVDYIVAKASVAALDAHGELALHAFEETGRGVFEDKATKNLFACEHVVNNMRHTKTVGIIEEDDVNGLTLIAEPVGVVCGITPTTNPTSTAIFKSLIALKTRNPIIFAFHPSAQESSAHAAQIVRDAAIAAGAPENCVQWITLPSMEATSELMNHDGIATILATGGNAMVRAAYSCGKPALGVGAGNVPAYVEKTANIRQAAHDIVMSKSFDNGMVCASEQAVIIDKEIYDEFVAEFKSYHTYFVNKKEKALLEEFCFGAKANSKNCADAKLNADIVGKSAVWIAEQAGFSVPEGTNILAAECKEVGEKEPLTREKLSPVIAVLKSESREDGINKARQMVEFHGLGHSAAIHTADEELTKEFGKAVRAIRVICNSPSTFGGIGDVYNAFLPSLTLGCGSYGRNSVGDNVSAVNLLNIKKVGRRRNNMQWVKVPSKTYFERDSIQYLQKCRDVERVMIITDHAMVELGFLDRILEQLELRRNKVVYQIFAEVEPDPDISTVYKGTELMRSFKPDTIIALGGGSPMDAAKVMWLFYEQPTVDFHDLVQKFMDIRKRAFKFPELGKKTKFVAIPTTSGTGSEVTPFAVISDKANNRKYPIADYSLTPTVAIVDPALVMTVPGFIAADTGMDVLTHATEAYVSQMANDYTDGLALQAIKLVFQNLESSVKNADFESREKMHNASTIAGMAFANAFLGISHSMAHKIGGKFHTIHGRTNAILLPYVIRYNGTRPAKTATWPKYNYYRADEKYQDIAKMLGLPASTPEEGVASYAKAVYELGERIGIKMNFKDQGIDEKEWKEAARDLAFLAYEDQCSPANPRLPMVDHMQEIIEDAYYGYKERPGRLK